A region of Rhodospirillales bacterium DNA encodes the following proteins:
- a CDS encoding DUF1849 family protein: MRMIPAAAAPLLAVLALVAAATPSRAQAPELTPHLAVYEVATGRAPAGASAPQVKGTYVYRLQATCTGHAFQQRLRFEMRKDGAATLIDQVSTGGESRDGARYEFEHQSSVDGRRMSTTKGVVETRDGARRAVFRGSKAAPIEIPADTRFPVSIVRGMVGAWKAGETGYEARFFFGAEEKSAMAVSALFGKPPKRTEELPAPEGDTRLLEGRERFYFRASFRAVGEGGRIADEPTQEQSSVTLDNGIEIWGTHEEGDLRMEYRLIRIEAIEAPKCP; encoded by the coding sequence ATGCGGATGATCCCGGCGGCGGCGGCGCCGCTTCTCGCCGTCCTCGCGCTGGTCGCCGCGGCGACGCCGTCGCGCGCCCAGGCGCCGGAGCTGACCCCGCATCTCGCCGTCTACGAGGTGGCGACCGGCCGCGCGCCGGCCGGCGCGTCGGCGCCGCAGGTCAAGGGCACCTACGTCTACCGGCTGCAGGCGACCTGCACGGGCCACGCCTTCCAGCAGCGCCTGCGCTTCGAGATGCGCAAGGACGGCGCCGCGACGCTGATCGACCAGGTCTCGACCGGCGGCGAGTCGCGCGACGGCGCGCGCTACGAGTTCGAGCACCAGTCCTCGGTCGACGGCCGCCGCATGTCGACGACGAAAGGCGTGGTCGAGACCCGCGATGGCGCGCGCCGCGCCGTGTTCAGGGGATCGAAGGCGGCGCCGATCGAGATCCCCGCCGACACGCGCTTCCCCGTGTCGATCGTGCGCGGCATGGTCGGTGCGTGGAAGGCCGGCGAGACCGGCTACGAGGCCCGCTTCTTCTTCGGCGCCGAGGAGAAATCGGCGATGGCGGTCAGCGCGCTGTTCGGGAAGCCGCCGAAGCGCACGGAGGAGCTGCCCGCGCCGGAGGGCGACACGCGCCTGCTGGAGGGCAGGGAGCGCTTCTACTTCCGCGCGTCGTTCCGCGCGGTCGGCGAGGGCGGCCGGATCGCGGACGAGCCGACCCAGGAGCAGAGCAGCGTCACGCTCGACAACGGCATCGAGATCTGGGGCACCCACGAGGAAGGCGACCTGCGGATGGAGTACCGCCTGATCCGCATCGAGGCGATCGAGGCGCCGAAATGCCCGTAG
- a CDS encoding DUF1849 family protein, producing the protein MVDVRGLMVMESIDACDSWETKQRIKLTFLRTDTDEFVTDSSFVSFESKDGSTLQFSVRNTQNGEVEEELRGRAEIGRDGAGKASFNLPEPRAFDLPAGTTFPMAHLSQLIEHARQGENVVAYNVFDGARLDGAFKVNAVIRKPQRGGLAPVPRGDTALLRNQPSWQVTLAFFPADGQESQPEYEVSMELLANGVARSMTLDYGDFALDAKLQRIDALPRPKCG; encoded by the coding sequence GTGGTCGACGTGCGCGGCCTGATGGTCATGGAATCGATCGACGCCTGCGATTCCTGGGAGACCAAGCAGCGCATCAAGCTGACCTTCCTGCGCACCGACACCGACGAGTTCGTGACCGATTCCAGCTTCGTCAGCTTCGAATCGAAGGATGGATCGACGCTCCAGTTCAGCGTGCGCAACACGCAGAACGGCGAGGTCGAGGAGGAGCTGCGCGGGCGCGCCGAGATCGGCCGCGACGGCGCCGGCAAGGCCAGCTTCAACCTGCCCGAGCCGCGGGCGTTCGACCTGCCGGCCGGCACCACGTTCCCGATGGCGCATCTCTCGCAGCTGATCGAGCACGCCCGCCAGGGCGAGAACGTGGTCGCCTACAACGTGTTCGACGGCGCCCGGCTGGACGGCGCGTTCAAGGTCAACGCGGTGATCCGCAAGCCGCAGCGCGGCGGCCTCGCGCCGGTGCCGCGCGGCGACACCGCGCTGCTGCGCAACCAGCCATCGTGGCAGGTGACGCTGGCGTTCTTCCCGGCCGACGGACAGGAGAGCCAGCCCGAGTACGAGGTGTCGATGGAACTGCTGGCCAACGGCGTCGCGCGCTCGATGACGCTCGACTACGGCGATTTCGCCCTCGACGCGAAGCTGCAGCGCATCGACGCGCTGCCGAGACCGAAATGCGGATGA
- a CDS encoding D-glycerate dehydrogenase — MTKPKPVVLATRLFPPAVEARLSAGFAPILNPTDAIYDGARLVAAAEGCAGVMCAAGDALDAATIGRLPASVRIISTFSVGYEHIDVAAAAARGIVVTNTPDVLTDATADIALLCLLGASRRAQEGIDMLRRREWVGWAPTQLMGTQLTGKRLGILGMGRIGQAVADRARAFGMTIHYNNRNRLPPALEKGAVFHSDPEAMLPLCDFLSINCPLTAQTRHWLNAARIAKLPDGAIVVNTARGPVVEDAALIAAVKSGKLASVGLDVFEGEPNLNAGYHERPNAFLLRHMGSATLETRNAMGFRALDNLEAFLLRDETPPDPVRPA; from the coding sequence ATGACGAAGCCAAAACCGGTCGTGCTCGCGACCCGTCTGTTCCCGCCCGCCGTCGAGGCCCGGCTCTCGGCCGGCTTCGCGCCCATCCTGAATCCGACCGACGCCATCTACGATGGCGCCCGCCTGGTGGCCGCCGCCGAGGGGTGCGCCGGCGTGATGTGCGCCGCCGGCGACGCCCTGGACGCCGCGACCATAGGCCGGCTGCCGGCGAGCGTGCGGATCATCTCGACCTTCTCGGTCGGCTACGAGCACATCGACGTGGCCGCCGCCGCCGCGCGCGGCATCGTGGTCACCAACACCCCCGACGTGCTCACCGACGCCACGGCCGACATCGCCCTGCTCTGCCTGCTGGGCGCCTCGCGGCGCGCGCAGGAGGGCATCGACATGCTGCGCCGGCGCGAATGGGTGGGCTGGGCGCCGACCCAGCTCATGGGCACGCAGCTCACCGGCAAACGGCTGGGCATCCTCGGCATGGGGCGCATCGGCCAGGCAGTCGCCGACCGCGCGCGGGCCTTCGGCATGACGATCCACTACAACAACCGCAACCGGCTGCCGCCGGCGCTCGAGAAGGGCGCGGTTTTCCACAGCGACCCCGAGGCGATGCTGCCGTTGTGCGACTTCCTGTCGATCAACTGCCCGCTGACGGCGCAGACGCGCCATTGGCTGAACGCCGCGCGCATCGCGAAGCTGCCCGACGGCGCCATCGTGGTGAACACCGCGCGCGGCCCCGTGGTCGAGGACGCGGCGCTGATCGCGGCCGTGAAAAGCGGCAAGCTGGCGTCGGTCGGGCTGGACGTGTTCGAGGGCGAACCGAATCTGAACGCCGGCTACCACGAGCGGCCCAACGCGTTCCTGCTGCGGCACATGGGCTCGGCGACTCTGGAGACGCGCAACGCCATGGGCTTCCGGGCGCTCGACAACCTCGAGGCGTTCCTGCTGCGCGACGAAACGCCGCCCGATCCGGTGCGGCCCGCCTGA
- a CDS encoding calcium-binding protein — protein sequence MTTTPVGWRGEFIVNTTRTGDQTSPAVAALHDGGYVVVWTDAASDGSGTSIRAIVCAANGNAAVGDFLVNTTTAGDQVAARVTVLADGNFVVTWADGSASLAGDSRFAVRAQIFTPEGTPIGDEILVWGGSNIDQFEPDVVARPDGGFTVAFPLLSDESSSVYVSHFTSSGTRIISGSLISQLIEGGEFPRADFQVALAISPTGTVMAVWTEMDEATGDGALWSVKLRRITGFDWNYEPAIIVNTTTAGYQYQPAVASLGAAGFVVVWTDGSQTGGDTASWAIRGQLFNWSGVPVGDEFLVNTSTAGAQNRADVTALADGGFVVSWSDQSLFDTNNTDTLARRFDAAGNPVGVEFRVNTFTDNAQSNADSALLSDGRFIVAWQDGSGVSDISGYGIHLAIGDPRGGVQAGAALVQVTGAAGVDVVGGLEATLGAGAFAAGTSGRFTVTAGTTVVTFYGYGVTYAGDTPASGTVTNFRMVVDGVQVAIGSNMTMDVDALVAAASAAAGGDLLPLRAIFDDFGYRFVGAAGPDVLSGQGFGDTFVGGGGNDVVDGAGGNDTATGGAGDDTVAGGGGDDLAIYAGNWRDYTITGDSGAGFTLADRRGGAPDGLDHVESVERFRFADGTLTAGQLINFAATDLALTGTAVVDRAGGGTLVGRLSSNDPNTLDALTYTLVDDPSGYFEIVGDALRVRAGAVVDLAAGAEWDVTIAVADAGGLGHTEIVTLTVVPPLQAWGPEFGVGETPGAIPVWPSIAALSNGDFVVVHQDYSGAGAEAGTAGIRAQLFRSDGSAAGAGFAVNTTVAGAQGYPAVSALEDGGWVAVWRDATGRYDNAYGQIFNADGTPRGGEFLLGAAPAPRGGNVDPAVVGLADGNFVAAWSTDGESGSVIAAQLFGPDGARIGTEFVVGPEDDSTREPAIAALDDGGFAVAWRGLGGGDIGAQVFGADGLPSGAELVVNAETVGSQAYVRLATLTGGRLVAVWTDFEGSGGDGSFSSVKGRVYDLASGTWGPEFLVNTTTTGRQEIPFVAALDGGGFVVTWFDYASGWTPGGIATIRGQVFDSAGARVGAEFDAETEQASRNSVIAVLPDGRFVVAFDVGNGSADYAVRARIFDPRTAGVTLPGSTEVDQYFGTPYVDVLSGDTGNDTMKGGGGADSLYGGEGNDRFDEAADGAADTMNGGYGDDFYILREAGEIVDENSPGTAGLDTVWVSFTDYTLTTGTEVGAVNFAGPAILTGEGDRNTLFGEASQDTLFGLGGSDYLYGFGADDTLYGGLGPDFLYGGSGNDTLVGGEDNDYYRLDDGGADTIVEAVGEGIDQVWVNFSGHTLQANIEWGVLNFDTAGDLTGNAIDNTLYGTDGVNTLMGGGGNDNLLGYAGIDALHGEDGDDVLQGGLDADTLYGGSGNDAFIGGGGAGNTYFGGVGDDFYRVDAAGDVVSEVGGSGIDTVWVSVTVDYVAPDGIENLAANIGTALNLTGNGLDNLIQGNDALNTLSGAGGNDTLIAYDGADVLAGGAGRDILIGGGGADTFAYSLGDGDDIIVDFNFADGDRVDLTGISYIGNGATADVAILSADGGVTTFTLSANNGYNWTGAEFI from the coding sequence ATGACCACGACACCAGTGGGTTGGCGCGGAGAGTTCATCGTCAACACGACGAGGACGGGCGACCAGACGTCGCCCGCGGTGGCGGCCCTCCACGACGGCGGCTACGTCGTCGTCTGGACCGACGCCGCCAGCGACGGCAGTGGAACGTCCATCCGCGCGATCGTCTGCGCCGCCAATGGCAACGCGGCCGTTGGCGACTTCCTCGTCAATACGACGACGGCCGGGGATCAGGTCGCCGCCCGCGTCACCGTGCTCGCCGACGGCAATTTTGTCGTCACATGGGCCGATGGCAGCGCTAGTCTCGCTGGCGACTCTAGGTTCGCTGTTCGAGCCCAGATTTTCACGCCCGAAGGCACGCCGATCGGCGATGAAATCCTCGTCTGGGGCGGCTCGAACATCGATCAGTTTGAACCGGACGTCGTCGCTCGACCTGACGGTGGATTCACCGTCGCGTTCCCGCTCCTCTCAGATGAAAGCTCGTCGGTCTACGTCTCTCACTTCACATCGTCTGGAACCCGGATCATTTCAGGCAGCTTGATCAGCCAGTTGATCGAGGGCGGCGAGTTTCCGCGCGCCGATTTCCAGGTGGCGCTCGCGATCTCGCCCACCGGAACCGTCATGGCCGTGTGGACCGAGATGGACGAGGCGACCGGCGATGGCGCGCTGTGGTCGGTCAAACTGCGGCGGATCACCGGATTCGACTGGAACTACGAACCCGCGATCATCGTGAACACGACGACCGCCGGCTACCAGTACCAGCCTGCTGTCGCCTCGCTCGGCGCCGCCGGCTTCGTCGTGGTCTGGACCGACGGTAGCCAGACCGGAGGGGACACCGCGTCCTGGGCGATCCGCGGGCAGTTGTTCAACTGGAGCGGCGTGCCTGTCGGAGACGAGTTCCTCGTCAACACGTCGACCGCGGGCGCGCAGAACCGGGCGGACGTGACAGCGCTCGCCGATGGCGGATTCGTGGTGTCGTGGTCCGACCAGAGCCTGTTCGACACCAACAACACGGACACCCTCGCCCGGCGCTTCGACGCCGCCGGCAACCCCGTCGGCGTCGAATTCCGTGTGAACACCTTCACCGACAACGCGCAATCGAACGCGGATTCCGCCCTTCTGTCCGACGGACGCTTCATCGTCGCGTGGCAGGACGGCAGCGGCGTATCGGATATCAGCGGCTACGGCATCCACCTCGCCATCGGCGATCCGCGCGGCGGCGTCCAGGCCGGCGCGGCGCTGGTCCAGGTGACTGGCGCCGCTGGCGTCGACGTCGTCGGCGGTCTCGAGGCGACGCTCGGCGCGGGCGCTTTCGCCGCGGGCACGAGCGGCAGGTTCACGGTGACCGCCGGGACGACGGTGGTCACTTTCTACGGGTACGGCGTGACGTACGCGGGGGACACACCGGCGTCGGGCACGGTCACGAATTTCCGCATGGTCGTCGACGGCGTCCAGGTCGCCATCGGCTCGAACATGACCATGGACGTCGACGCCCTCGTCGCCGCGGCCTCCGCCGCCGCGGGCGGCGACCTCCTGCCGCTGCGAGCGATCTTCGACGACTTCGGCTACCGCTTCGTCGGCGCGGCCGGCCCCGACGTTCTATCGGGGCAGGGCTTCGGCGACACGTTCGTCGGCGGCGGTGGCAACGACGTCGTCGACGGCGCCGGCGGGAACGACACTGCCACGGGCGGTGCGGGCGACGACACGGTAGCGGGCGGCGGGGGCGACGATCTCGCGATCTACGCCGGGAACTGGCGGGACTACACGATCACTGGCGACTCCGGCGCCGGCTTCACCTTGGCAGACCGGCGCGGCGGCGCGCCCGACGGTCTGGACCACGTGGAATCCGTCGAACGCTTCCGCTTCGCCGACGGCACGCTGACCGCCGGTCAACTCATCAATTTCGCGGCCACCGACCTCGCGCTGACCGGCACCGCCGTCGTCGATCGGGCGGGCGGCGGGACGCTGGTGGGCCGGCTGTCGTCGAATGATCCAAATACCCTCGACGCGCTGACCTACACGTTGGTCGACGATCCATCAGGGTATTTCGAGATCGTCGGCGACGCGCTGCGCGTAAGGGCCGGGGCGGTCGTCGACCTCGCCGCCGGCGCGGAATGGGACGTGACGATCGCGGTCGCCGACGCCGGCGGGCTCGGCCATACCGAGATCGTCACGTTGACGGTGGTGCCGCCGCTCCAGGCGTGGGGCCCGGAGTTCGGTGTCGGCGAGACGCCCGGGGCGATTCCCGTGTGGCCGTCGATCGCGGCGCTTTCCAATGGCGATTTCGTCGTCGTGCACCAGGACTATAGCGGCGCCGGGGCCGAGGCGGGTACTGCGGGCATCCGGGCGCAGCTGTTCAGGTCCGATGGCTCCGCCGCGGGCGCCGGGTTCGCCGTCAACACGACCGTCGCGGGCGCGCAGGGCTACCCTGCCGTGTCGGCGCTTGAGGATGGCGGTTGGGTGGCGGTCTGGCGCGACGCAACGGGCCGCTACGACAACGCCTACGGCCAAATATTCAACGCCGACGGCACGCCGCGGGGCGGCGAGTTTCTCCTCGGCGCCGCGCCGGCGCCGCGCGGCGGCAACGTTGACCCGGCCGTGGTCGGACTTGCCGACGGCAATTTCGTCGCGGCCTGGTCGACCGACGGCGAGTCCGGGTCGGTCATCGCCGCGCAGCTGTTCGGACCGGATGGCGCGCGAATCGGGACCGAGTTCGTCGTCGGACCGGAGGATGATTCGACCCGCGAACCTGCCATCGCGGCGCTCGACGACGGTGGCTTCGCGGTCGCATGGCGCGGATTGGGAGGCGGCGACATCGGCGCGCAGGTGTTCGGTGCGGACGGATTGCCTTCCGGCGCGGAGCTGGTGGTCAACGCGGAGACCGTTGGTTCGCAGGCCTATGTCCGGCTCGCAACGTTGACGGGTGGCCGCCTCGTCGCTGTGTGGACCGATTTCGAAGGGTCCGGCGGCGACGGAAGCTTCAGTTCGGTGAAGGGCCGCGTCTACGACCTCGCGAGCGGCACGTGGGGGCCGGAGTTCCTCGTCAACACCACGACGACGGGGCGGCAGGAGATCCCGTTCGTCGCGGCGCTCGACGGCGGCGGCTTCGTCGTGACGTGGTTCGACTACGCGTCCGGGTGGACGCCGGGCGGCATCGCGACGATACGTGGACAGGTCTTCGATTCGGCCGGCGCCCGCGTCGGCGCCGAGTTCGATGCCGAAACCGAACAAGCGTCCCGGAATTCCGTGATCGCGGTGCTGCCGGACGGGCGGTTCGTCGTCGCATTCGACGTCGGAAATGGCAGCGCAGACTACGCCGTCCGGGCTCGTATTTTTGATCCCCGGACTGCCGGCGTGACGTTGCCGGGCTCCACGGAAGTCGATCAGTACTTCGGAACGCCGTATGTCGACGTCTTGTCCGGCGATACCGGCAACGACACAATGAAGGGCGGAGGGGGCGCCGATTCGCTATACGGCGGCGAGGGCAACGACCGCTTCGACGAGGCGGCCGACGGCGCCGCCGACACGATGAACGGCGGCTATGGCGACGATTTCTACATCCTGCGCGAGGCCGGCGAGATCGTCGACGAGAACTCGCCCGGCACCGCCGGACTCGACACGGTGTGGGTGTCGTTCACCGACTACACGCTGACGACCGGAACCGAGGTCGGCGCGGTGAATTTCGCCGGACCGGCGATTCTGACGGGCGAGGGCGACCGCAACACCCTGTTCGGCGAGGCCTCGCAGGACACCCTGTTCGGACTGGGTGGATCCGACTACCTCTACGGCTTCGGCGCCGACGACACGCTCTACGGCGGCCTCGGTCCCGACTTCCTCTACGGCGGCTCGGGCAACGACACGCTCGTCGGCGGCGAGGACAACGACTACTACCGCCTCGACGACGGTGGCGCCGACACCATCGTCGAGGCGGTGGGCGAGGGGATTGACCAGGTATGGGTCAACTTCTCCGGCCACACGCTGCAGGCCAACATCGAATGGGGCGTGCTGAACTTCGACACGGCGGGCGACCTCACCGGCAACGCCATCGACAACACCCTCTACGGCACGGACGGCGTCAACACGCTGATGGGCGGCGGCGGCAACGACAACCTTCTCGGCTACGCCGGCATCGACGCGCTGCACGGCGAGGACGGCGACGACGTGCTCCAGGGCGGGCTCGACGCCGACACGCTCTATGGCGGGTCCGGCAACGACGCGTTCATCGGCGGCGGCGGCGCGGGCAACACCTACTTCGGCGGCGTTGGCGACGACTTCTACCGGGTCGACGCGGCCGGCGACGTGGTCAGCGAGGTTGGCGGTTCCGGAATCGACACGGTGTGGGTCTCCGTCACCGTCGACTACGTCGCGCCGGACGGGATCGAGAACCTGGCCGCCAACATCGGCACGGCCCTCAATCTCACCGGCAACGGTCTGGACAACCTGATCCAGGGAAACGATGCCCTGAACACGTTGTCCGGCGCGGGCGGCAACGACACGCTGATCGCCTACGACGGGGCGGACGTGCTCGCTGGCGGCGCCGGCCGCGACATCCTGATCGGCGGTGGCGGGGCGGACACGTTCGCGTATTCGCTTGGCGACGGCGACGACATCATCGTCGACTTCAACTTCGCCGACGGGGACCGCGTCGATCTGACGGGAATCTCCTACATCGGCAACGGGGCGACGGCGGACGTCGCGATCCTGTCGGCCGATGGCGGCGTGACCACGTTCACCCTCAGCGCCAACAACGGCTACAATTGGACCGGGGCGGAGTTCATCTAG
- a CDS encoding NUDIX domain-containing protein, with product MPGPETSERIVAVNRRVAFQGHFRIAEYRFRHSLFGGGASGEIKREVFERGHAAAVLPYDPARDHVVLIRQFRAGAHAAGRHAWVWETVAGIIEDGETGADVARREAREEADLEIGELVAMCDFLVSPGGTSETCAMFCGRVDASAAGGVHGLASEGEDILVRAFDLAEARAMLERGEIASATGVIGLQWLLLHRDELRARWR from the coding sequence ATGCCGGGCCCGGAGACCAGCGAACGCATCGTCGCCGTCAACCGCCGGGTGGCGTTCCAAGGCCATTTCCGCATCGCCGAATACCGCTTCCGCCACTCGCTGTTCGGCGGCGGCGCAAGTGGCGAGATCAAGCGGGAGGTGTTCGAGCGCGGCCACGCCGCCGCCGTGCTGCCCTACGACCCGGCGCGCGACCACGTGGTGCTGATCCGCCAATTCCGCGCCGGCGCCCACGCCGCTGGACGCCACGCCTGGGTGTGGGAGACGGTCGCGGGCATCATCGAGGACGGCGAGACCGGCGCCGACGTGGCCCGCCGCGAGGCCCGCGAGGAGGCCGATCTGGAGATCGGCGAGCTGGTCGCGATGTGCGATTTCCTCGTCAGCCCCGGCGGCACGTCCGAGACCTGCGCGATGTTCTGCGGCCGGGTCGACGCCTCGGCGGCCGGCGGAGTGCACGGGCTGGCCAGCGAGGGCGAGGACATCCTCGTGCGCGCCTTCGATCTGGCGGAAGCCCGCGCGATGCTGGAGCGCGGCGAGATCGCCAGCGCCACCGGCGTGATCGGCCTGCAATGGCTCCTGCTGCACCGCGACGAGCTGCGCGCCCGCTGGCGGTGA
- a CDS encoding cysteine synthase A, which translates to MDVRRGFLESIGNTPLIRLKAASEATGCDIYGKAEFLNPGGSVKDRAALAIVEDAERKGLLRPGGTIVEGTAGNTGIGLSLVGNAKGYRAVIVMPDTQSQEKKDMLRLCGADLRLVPAVPYANPNNYVRYSGALAAELAKSEPNGAIWANQFDNTANRDGHYRTTGPEIWTQTDGKVDGFTCSVGSGGTLAGVGMALKERSAKVVVALSDPMGSALHGWYARKELKAEGNSITEGIGQGRVTANLEGAPIDMSFQITDEEALPILYDMIQGEGLVLGGSSAINVAGAMRLARHLGPGKTIVTILCDGGQRYQSKLFNPEFLRSKNLPVPKWMA; encoded by the coding sequence ATGGACGTCCGGCGCGGATTTCTCGAGAGCATCGGCAACACGCCGCTGATCCGCCTGAAGGCGGCGTCGGAGGCGACGGGCTGCGACATCTACGGCAAGGCCGAGTTCCTCAACCCCGGCGGATCGGTCAAGGACCGCGCCGCGCTGGCGATCGTCGAGGACGCCGAGCGCAAGGGCCTGCTGCGCCCCGGCGGCACGATCGTCGAGGGCACCGCCGGCAACACCGGCATCGGCCTGTCGCTGGTCGGCAACGCCAAGGGCTACCGCGCGGTCATCGTGATGCCCGACACGCAGAGCCAGGAGAAGAAGGACATGCTGCGGCTATGCGGCGCCGACCTGCGCCTCGTGCCCGCCGTGCCCTACGCAAACCCAAACAACTACGTCCGCTATTCCGGCGCGCTGGCGGCCGAGCTGGCGAAGAGCGAGCCCAACGGCGCGATCTGGGCCAACCAGTTCGACAACACCGCCAACCGCGACGGCCACTACCGCACCACCGGCCCGGAGATCTGGACCCAGACCGACGGCAAGGTCGACGGTTTCACCTGCTCGGTCGGCAGCGGCGGCACCCTCGCGGGCGTCGGCATGGCGCTGAAGGAGCGCAGCGCGAAGGTCGTCGTGGCGCTGAGCGACCCGATGGGGTCGGCGCTGCACGGGTGGTACGCCCGCAAGGAGCTCAAGGCCGAGGGCAATTCGATCACCGAGGGCATCGGTCAGGGCCGCGTGACCGCCAATCTCGAGGGCGCGCCGATCGACATGTCGTTCCAGATCACCGACGAGGAGGCGCTGCCGATCCTCTACGACATGATCCAGGGCGAGGGCCTCGTGCTCGGTGGCTCGTCGGCGATCAACGTCGCCGGCGCCATGCGGCTGGCGCGCCATCTCGGCCCCGGCAAGACCATCGTCACGATCCTGTGCGACGGTGGCCAGCGCTACCAGTCCAAGCTCTTCAACCCCGAGTTCCTGCGCTCGAAGAACCTGCCGGTGCCCAAATGGATGGCGTGA
- a CDS encoding alanyl-tRNA editing protein, with protein MDGVTAKTEELFREDAYLKMCEAAVIAIEDGAYVLDRTVFYATSGGQPGDTGSLSTADGRMVVVRDATKGAAGVRHVPAPDSPALAPGEIVTAVIDWDRRHRHMRMHTALHLVSAAVAGDITGAQVGAERSRVDFNLAGEVPTKESVTEAVNKMIALDRAVTPRWVTDEELAARPELVRSMSVRPPTGMGRVRLLDIEGIDLQACGGTHVARIGEIGRFEVVKIENKGKSNRRFIVALA; from the coding sequence ATGGATGGCGTGACCGCGAAGACCGAGGAGCTGTTCCGCGAGGACGCGTACCTGAAGATGTGCGAGGCCGCCGTCATCGCGATCGAGGACGGCGCCTACGTGCTGGATCGCACGGTGTTCTACGCCACCAGCGGCGGCCAGCCCGGCGACACCGGCTCGCTGAGCACCGCCGACGGCCGCATGGTCGTGGTGCGCGACGCCACCAAGGGCGCCGCCGGCGTGCGCCACGTGCCGGCGCCGGATTCGCCGGCGCTGGCGCCTGGCGAGATCGTCACCGCCGTCATCGACTGGGACCGCCGGCACCGGCACATGCGCATGCACACCGCGCTGCACCTCGTCTCGGCCGCCGTCGCGGGCGACATCACCGGCGCGCAGGTCGGCGCCGAGCGCAGCCGCGTCGACTTCAACCTCGCCGGCGAGGTGCCGACCAAGGAATCGGTGACCGAGGCCGTCAACAAGATGATCGCACTGGACCGCGCGGTGACCCCGCGCTGGGTCACGGACGAGGAGCTGGCGGCGCGGCCGGAGCTGGTGCGCAGCATGAGCGTGCGGCCACCGACCGGCATGGGCCGCGTGCGGCTGCTCGACATCGAGGGCATCGACCTCCAGGCCTGCGGCGGCACCCATGTCGCGCGGATCGGCGAGATCGGCCGCTTCGAGGTCGTGAAGATCGAGAACAAGGGCAAGAGCAACCGGCGCTTCATCGTCGCGCTGGCCTGA
- the sseA gene encoding 3-mercaptopyruvate sulfurtransferase: protein MSHTRPDALVSTEWLATRLDAPDVRVVDGSFYLPAQKRDAKAEYAERHIPGAVFFDIDEISDTSSALPHMMPPPEKFASRVRKLGLGDGNRIVVYDGGPMPGAARVWWMFRAFGHKDVAVLDGGLPKWLAEGRPVTDDPPAPRERHFTARLDSTLIRDVEQVKRLVEGGGEQSVDARAAPRFRGEVPEPRPNLRLGHMPGALNLPYNELIDPKTGCMLPDAALRARIAAAGIDPAKKVTASCGSGVSACVVALGLYLTGGREAAIYDGSWTEWGSREDTPIVTSG from the coding sequence ATGAGCCATACCCGCCCCGACGCGCTGGTGAGCACCGAATGGCTGGCGACGCGGCTGGACGCGCCCGACGTGCGCGTGGTCGACGGATCGTTCTACCTGCCGGCGCAGAAGCGCGACGCCAAGGCCGAGTACGCCGAGCGCCACATCCCCGGCGCGGTGTTCTTCGACATCGACGAGATATCGGACACATCGAGCGCGCTGCCGCACATGATGCCGCCGCCGGAGAAATTCGCGTCGCGGGTCCGCAAGTTGGGGCTCGGCGACGGCAACCGGATCGTGGTCTACGACGGCGGCCCGATGCCCGGCGCCGCGCGCGTGTGGTGGATGTTCCGCGCCTTCGGCCACAAGGACGTCGCGGTGCTCGACGGCGGGCTGCCGAAATGGCTGGCCGAGGGTCGGCCCGTCACCGACGATCCGCCGGCGCCGCGCGAGCGGCATTTCACCGCCCGGCTGGATTCCACGCTGATCCGCGACGTCGAGCAGGTGAAGCGCCTGGTCGAGGGCGGCGGCGAGCAGAGCGTCGACGCGCGCGCCGCGCCGCGCTTCCGCGGCGAGGTGCCCGAGCCGCGCCCGAACCTGCGGCTCGGCCACATGCCGGGCGCGCTGAACCTGCCGTACAACGAGCTGATCGATCCGAAGACCGGCTGCATGCTGCCGGACGCTGCCCTGCGCGCGCGCATCGCCGCCGCCGGCATCGATCCCGCGAAGAAGGTCACGGCGAGTTGCGGCTCGGGCGTCAGCGCCTGCGTCGTCGCGCTGGGCCTCTACCTCACGGGCGGGCGCGAGGCGGCGATCTACGACGGCTCGTGGACCGAGTGGGGCTCGCGCGAGGACACCCCGATCGTGACGAGCGGCTAA